A portion of the Solea senegalensis isolate Sse05_10M linkage group LG17, IFAPA_SoseM_1, whole genome shotgun sequence genome contains these proteins:
- the LOC122784236 gene encoding gastrula zinc finger protein XlCGF17.1-like, with protein sequence MSSLQYLRELISERLTAAAEEIFTHVENIIVDYKEEVDRQRKLLEIVSKPRVRLQRIEPPQQHVYNEEEVLTEQQLWNEEWNSSLDQEEPESLQIKEEVEEICTSQEQLELKQEADNFMLIPDYQENDHLEPEPDTGHQLLSPVAESQDQTVHMRKNTGKKPHMCNICKKCFAGKGSLNIHRRIHTDEKPYSCGTCGKCFRRCSDLTIHMRTHTGEKPFSCETCGKCFRQITHLVIHKKTHTGEKPYICSICKKCFSRKDSLKVHTRSHTGEKPLSCQTCGKSFRQSSALIIHRKTHTNEKPHMCNICKKGFMLKNTLKVHMRTQHR encoded by the exons ATGTCTTCGCTTCAGTATTTGAGAGAGTTGATTAGCGAGCGACTAACTGCCGCCGCTGAAGAGATATTTACACACGTAGAGAATATAATCGTCGACTACAAGGAGGAGGTGGATCGTCAGCGAAAACTGTTGGAGATCGTTAGTAAACCTCGAGTGAGGTTACAGCGGATAG AGCCTCCACAGCAGCATGTCTATAATGAGGAAgaggttctcactgagcagcagctctggaacGAGGAGTggaactccagtctggaccaagaggaaccCGAGTCTCTACAGATtaaagaggaagtggaggaaatctgcaccagtcagGAGCAGCTTGAACTGAAGCAGGAGGCTGATAACTTTATGTTGATTCCTGATTATCAAGAAAATGATCACttggaaccagaaccagacactGGCCACCAGCTTCTCTCTCCTGTAGCGGAGAGTCAAGATCAGACAGTCCACATGAGAAAGAATACAGGTAAAAAGCCCCATATGTGcaacatttgtaagaaatgcTTTGCTGGTAAAGGTAGCTTGAATATCCACCGAAGAATTCACACAGATGAGAAGCCTTATTCTTGTGGAACCTGTGGAAAGTGTTTTCGACGCTGTTCAGATTTGACAATCCACATGAGAACTCATACGGGTGAGAAGCCATTTTCTTGTGAAACATGTGGGAAGTGTTTTCGACAAATTACGCATTTGGTCATTCACAAAAAAACTCACACAGGTGAAAAGCCCTATATCTGCAGCATTTGTAAGAAATGCTTTTCGCGTAAAGACAGCTTGAAAGTCCACACGAGAAGTCACACGGGCGAAAAGCCACTTTCGTGTCAAACATGTGGAAAGAGTTTTCGACAAAGTTCAGCTCTGATAATCCACAGAAAAACTCACACCAATGAGAAGCCCCATATGTGCAACATTTGTAAGAAAGGCTTCATGCTCAAAAATACCCTGAAGGTCCACATGAGAACTCAACACAGGTGA
- the LOC122784232 gene encoding zinc finger protein 239-like produces the protein MSSLRCLRELISERLTAAAEEIFTHVENIIVEYEEEVDRQRKLLEIVSKPRLRLQRIELPLKDVLQEEEILTEQQLCNQERNSSLDPEAPESLPIKEEEEEICTRQEQEQLELKQEANTFMLTPDSEESDHMEPEPDTDHQLLSAVAESQAQTVHMRKNTVKKPHMCNICKKCFAGKGSLNIHKRTHTGERPFSCETCGKCFRQITHLVIHKKTHTGEKPYICNVCKKCFSRKYCLNVHMRTHTDEKPFSCEACGKCFQSALNVVLHQRIHTGEKPHTCETCGKCFQQSSELIIHQSIHTGEKPYSCGTCGKCFKRYSDLTIHMRTHTGEKPYSCAICGKSYRHISHLITHRRTHTGEKPYVCHICKKCFARRDTLRRHIRTHRCEVLK, from the exons ATGTCTTCGCTTCGTTGTTTGAGAGAGTTGATTAGCGAGCGACTAACCGCTGCCGCTGAAGAAATATTCACACACGTAGAGAATATAATCGTCGAGTACGAGGAAGAGGTGGATCGTCAGCGAAAACTGTTGGAGATCGTTAGTAAACCTCGATTGAGGCTACAGCGGATAG agctTCCACTGAAAGATGTTcttcaggaggaggagattctcactgagcagcagctctgtaacCAGGAGAGGAACTCAAGTCTGGACCCAGAGGCACCAGAGTCTCTACcgattaaagaggaagaggaggaaatctgcaccaggcaggagcaggagcagcttgaACTGAAGCAGGAGGCTAATACCTTTATGTTGACTCCTGATAGTGAAGAAAGTGATCAcatggaaccagaaccagacactgaccaccagctcctctctgctgtaGCTGAGAGTCAAGCTCAGACAGTCCACATGAGaaaaaatacagttaaaaaGCCCCATATGTGCAATATTTGTAAGAAATGCTTTGCTGGTAAAGGTAGCTTGAATATCCACAAgagaactcacacaggtgagaggcCGTTTTCTTGTGAAACATGTGGGAAGTGTTTTCGACAAATAACGCATTTGGTTATCCACAAAAAAACTCACACAGGTGAAAAGCCCTATATTTGCAACGTTTGTAAGAAATGCTTTTCGCGTAAATACTGCTTGAATGTCCACATGAGAACTCACACAGACGAGAAGCCATTTTCCTGTGAAgcatgtggaaagtgttttcaaTCTGCACTAAATGTGGTGCTTCACCAAAGaattcacacaggtgagaagccaCATActtgtgaaacatgtggaaagtgttttcaaCAAAGTTCGGAATTGATAATCCACCAAAGTATTCACACAGGGGAGAAGCCTTATTCTTGTGGAACCTGTGGTAAGTGTTTTAAACGCTATTCAGATTTGACAATCCACATGAGAACTCACACGGGTGAGAAGCCATATTCCTGTGCAATATGTGGAAAGTCTTATCGACATATTTCACACTTGATAACGCATAGaagaactcacacaggtgagaagccctatgtttgccacatttgtaagaaatgttttgCACGTAGAGATACCTTGAGGAGACACATAAGAACTCACAGGTGTGAAgtactgaaatga
- the LOC122784233 gene encoding zinc finger protein 572-like yields MRRTNRGPRPVSSVSSVWTVKHGGLFACRMSSIPVVDEAAMSPLQFLRNLIFDRLTAAAAEEIFAHVERIIVEYEAEVDRQRRLLEIVYKPQIKLKRIDVLKEEEEEVLTEQQLCNQERNSSLDQEEPESLQIKEEEEEIWTRQEQEQKQFELKQEADTFMLSPDNKESDHMEAEPDTDHQLLSAVAESQDQTTVHMRNVTGEKTHTCNICKKCFADKKKLIRHKRTHTYGKPYSCEACGKGFRSSSDLMIHQRIHTGEKPHICNICKKSFARKETLIRHRRIHTGEKPYSCETCGKSYRHASNFIIHRRTHTGEKPYSCETCAMCFRCSSDLTIHKRTHTGEKPYVCHSCKKCFARRDTLMNHMRTHM; encoded by the exons ATGCGCAGAACAAATCGGGGACCAAGGCCCGTTAGCAGCGTTAGCTCCGTGTGGACAGTAAAACACGGTGGTTTGTTCGCGTGTCGCATGTCAAGTATTCCGGTTGTTGACGAAGCAGCGATGTCTCCGCTTCAGTTTTTGAGGAATTTAATCTTCGATCGACTAACTGCCGCTGCTGCCGAAGAAATATTCGCACACGTAGAAAGAATTATCGTCGAGTACGAGGCTGAGGTGGATCGTCAGCGCAGACTGTTGGAGATCGTTTATAAACCTCAAATAAAGTTAAAGCGGATAG ATGTTcttaaggaggaggaggaggaggttctcactgagcagcagctctgtaaccaggagaggaactccagtctggaccaagaggaaccagagtctctacagattaaagaggaagaggaggaaatctgGACCCgtcaggagcaggagcagaagCAGTTTGAACTGAAGCAGGAGGCTGATACCTTTATGTTGTCCCCTGATAATAAAGAAAGTGATCACATGGAAGCAGAACCAGACActgaccaccagctcctctctgctgtaGCTGAGAGTCAAGATCAGACAACAGTCCACATGAGAAATGTTACAGGTGAAAAGACCCACACGTGCAACATTTGTAAGAAGTGCTTtgcggataaaaaaaaattgataagACACAAAAGAACTCACACATATGGGAAGCCATATTCTTGTGAAGCATGTGGAAAGGGTTTTCGGTCCAGTTCAGATTTGATGATCCACCAAAGaattcacacaggtgagaagccccatatttgtaatatttgtaaGAAAAGCTTTGCGCGTAAAGAAACCTTGATTAGACATAGGAGaattcacacaggtgagaagccatattcttgtgaaacatgtggaaagtcTTATCGTCACGCATCAAATTTTATCATCCACAGAAGGACTCACACTGGTGAGAAGCCGTATTCTTGTGAAACATGTGCAATGTGTTTTCGTTGCAGTTCAGATTTGACGATCCACAAaagaactcacacaggtgagaaaccGTATGTTTGCCACAGTTGTAAGAAATGTTTTGCACGTAGAGATACCTTGATGAACCACATGAGAACTCACATGTGA
- the LOC122784528 gene encoding gastrula zinc finger protein XlCGF17.1-like: SQEQEQLELKQDPDDDDEESDQVEPGPDIDHHLLSPVAESQDRTTVHVRKITGEKPHMCDICKKCFARKNNLMTHMRTHTGEKPYSCETCGKCFCQNSDLTIHKRTHTGEKPYSCGTCGKFFRHHSNLIIHERIHTGEKPFCCETCGKCYRHSSELIIHQRIHTGEKPYSCGTCGKGFRRCSDLTIHMRTHTGEKPYSCAICGKSYRHISHLITHGRSHTGERPYSCETCGKRFHRNAQLRIHKRSHTGEKPYTCETCGETYRSSSELIIHKRTHTGEKPYFCETCGKSFRDNTCLINHIRSHTGEKPHVCHICKKCFARTDTLRRHIKTHR, translated from the coding sequence agtcaggagcaggagcagcttgaACTGAAGCAGgatcctgatgatgatgatgaagaaagtGATCAAGTGGAACCAGGACCAGACATTGACCaccatctcctctctcctgtaGCTGAGAGTCAAGATCGGACAACAGTCCACGTGAGAAAAATTACAGGTGAAAAGCCCCATATGTGCGACATTTGTAAGAAATGCTTTGCACGCAAAAATAACCTGATGACCCACATgagaactcacacaggtgagaagccatattcttgtgaaacatgtggaaagtgtttttgtcaaaattcagATTTGACTATCCACAAaagaactcacacaggtgagaagccatACTCTTGTGGAACTTGTGGAAAGTTTTTTCGACATCATTCGAATTTGATAATCCACGAAAGAATTCACACCGGTGAGAAGCCATTTTgttgtgaaacatgtggaaagtgttaTCGACATAGTTCGGAGTTGATAATCCACCAAAGaattcacacaggtgagaagcctTATTCTTGTGGAACCTGTGGAAAGGGTTTTCGACGCTGTTCAGATTTGACAATCCACATgagaactcacacaggtgagaagccatATTCTTGTGCAATATGTGGAAAGTCTTATAGACATATTTCGCATTTGATAACCCACGGAAGAAGTCACACAGGTGAGAGGCCTTATTCTTGTGAAACTTGTGGAAAGCGTTTTCACCGTAATGCGCAGTTGAGGATCCACAAAAGAAGTCACACCGGTGAGAAGCCGTATACCTGTGAAACATGTGGAGAAACCTATCGATCCAGTTCAGAGTTGATAATCCACAAaagaactcacacaggtgagaagcctTATTTTTGTGAAACGTGTGGAAAGTCTTTTCGAGATAATACCTGTTTGATAAACCACATAAGatctcacacaggtgagaagccccatgtttgccacatttgtaagaaatgttttgCACGTACAGATACCTTGAGGAGACACATAAAAACTCACAGGTGA